Proteins encoded within one genomic window of Triticum aestivum cultivar Chinese Spring chromosome 2D, IWGSC CS RefSeq v2.1, whole genome shotgun sequence:
- the LOC123050878 gene encoding uncharacterized protein: MAELATGAVTTLLGVISHEAVRLGRVRRDVQFIQEEMESMGSFLANLSGSSREHDEQVRTWMNQVRILANDCNNCIDLYLYRGDPGFHRPRGGLRLYLWWAPWLLRKLLAQHRAAGHLRELKDRAQDIGNRRLRYGVEVKTAELSSSSGAGVGLTEPLLLPATQDHEEDDDDQDGVDPLKVALSMTTMSMTMDMDEYFRTRLDHWIGSVVQAEAGAVAAEEDIMPESSTGSNPLLPCIVFVVTKPEDADALGRKALAVAEAHLKRVEDAHDKVVVPPDGALAHEVKAVVPSETNDSDPLVHQDKAAGPSETKDVCALANEDNEVVPSETKDTGTLRTKTRQCHWRPRTSALLRTKIRRLCHPRPRTIALLCIKIRRLCHRRPRTAVPPETKDVSAPMDEAEVDVPPETKDQEKTVVPPMTKDAGAYAPGDKAMPLENKDVSTLVHQDKVMPPETKHTTDLAHEDKVVPPEINDPSAVVHEDKVVPPETRDADAIAQVVAPRNVLVLVDISAVHFDFVPLRPYRILCYILRQLNRQQGTTPPTTKWGTYDYIKRMLRAIKDEIKEIKVDKTIEDINCNLVDGKDLIKPKEDGKDLEKKVTNKPLGQLLSLLIYCSTTTAAEKEDKKKKAMIAEVYDVIIKQTAKKLKRKIEAGGSNTKQLKEPEYEDILWKVFPRPSSIRTIATNGTPGTLVEDEIKDIVKEVKGMLHELRELDKSEKNQETGSEPAQTEEDYFKKTIKNKKEEIEWKITKQLMVKRIVEKIQECLGDDQRRILVILKVDYKYVPKWEKTRKTLGLLECPITGAVIVATKTTQQDTKQYFHCPEKDLVEYSLVGLYLDTVLQHTSHHMNDDKIRKIVHNILCECKSDEFCMKIFAHALYAKPKRGSEELSKLHGSLQASAAQKSLPSRMFKFSYRDLPKEYRSCLLYLAIFPPGKPIRRSTLIGRWVAEGLITTKEWHWSSSVEEADKCFDTLVARCLVCPAGIGATGTIKSCTVHKTVYGFITKIAMKQHILETRLSHQLAHHFSIFSDVRLRSSQKIENFLEKSSQFSKLKVLDLEGCDCFPEYQHYLRNICRKMLMLKYLCLRRTNVTELPSEINNLLELEVLDIRQTNIPASATRHVLLRKLKRLLAGNVDSSPVDFPEKIKKFNVKPQNRLKLLLAGHVGSSTSSRADFSSVQIPEKIEKMEGVEVLSNVKPKNNQDLKDIGSLNQLKKLGVAINKESDLQPLLEAISDLLTQSLRFLSITLDIPRHKGTPAALCLKEDCPNVLERLSINESTGAQKGQLLKIFSENGKQLAKVTLTGTLLSQEDLKVLAELENLLCLKLRHNAYTDSKLVFNKGKFKNLKNFHVEGTSITEIRFDNGAASKLERIIWSFTKIDSLSGIDKLPALKELELNGDTVPNAVKEDIKRLKSRSAQPKAFPLLPRCIINSSHDLGL, from the coding sequence ATGGCGGAGCTGGCGACGGGCGCCGTGACCACGCTACTGGGGGTGATCAGCCATGAGGCAGTGAGGCTCGGCCGCGTCCGACGCGACGTGCAGTTCATCCAAGAGGAGATGGAGAGCATGGGCAGCTTCCTGGCCAACCTGTCCGGGAGCAGCCGCGAGCACGACGAGCAGGTCCGCACCTGGATGAATCAGGTTCGGATCCTCGCCAACGATTGCAACAACTGCATCGACCTCTACCTCTACCGTGGCGACCCCGGATTCCACCGGCCCAGGGGGGGCCTTCGCCTCTACCTCTGGTGGGCTCCCTGGCTGCTGCGCAAGCTGCTCGCGCAGCACCGAGCAGCCGGCCATCTGAGGGAGCTCAAGGACCGGGCACAAGACATTGGAAATCGCCGATTGAGGTATGGCGTCGAGGTCAAAACGGCGGAGTTGTCATCATCTTCGGGTGCTGGTGTTGGGCTCACGGAGCCATTGTTGCTGCCGGCCACACAAGACCatgaagaagacgacgacgacCAAGACGGAGTGGATCCACTCAAGGTGGCCTTGTCCATGACTACTATGAGTATGACAATGGACATGGATGAGTACTTTAGGACGAGGTTAGACCACTGGATCGGATCGGTGGTGCAGGCGGaggcaggggcggtggcggcggaggaagACATAATGCCAGAATCGTCGACCGGATCAAACCCATTACTACCATGCATCGTCTTTGTGGTAACCAAACCCGAGGATGCTGACGCTCTTGGGCGTAAAGCCCTGGCCGTGGCAGAAGCCCATTTGAAGCGGGTAGAGGACGCCCATGATAAGGTGGTTGTCCCACCGGATGGCGCCCTTGCGCATGAAGTTAAGGCTGTTGTGCCATCGGAGACCAACGACTCCGACCCTCTTGTGCATCAAGATAAGGCGGCAGGACCATCGGAGACCAAGGACGTCTGTGCTCTTGCAAATGAAGATAATGAGGTTGTGCCATCGGAGACCAAGGACACTGGCACTCTCCGCACAAAGACAAGGCAATGCCATTGGAGACCAAGGACGTCGGCGCTCTTGCGCACGAAGATAAGGCGTTTGTGCCACCCAAGACCAAGGACAATAGCACTCTTGTGCATCAAAATAAGGCGGCTATGCCACCGGAGGCCAAGGACGGCAGTGCCACCGGAGACCAAGGACGTTAGTGCTCCTATGGATGAAGCTGAGGTGGATGTGCCACCGGAGaccaaggaccaagagaagacagtTGTGCCACCAATGACCAAGGACGCGGGCGCCTATGCGCCTGGAGATAAGGCTATGCCACTGGAGAACAAGGATGTCAGCACTCTTGTGCACCAAGATAAGGTTATGCCACCAGAGACCAAGCACACTACCGACCTTGCCCATGAAGATAAGGTTGTGCCACCGGAGATCAACGATCCCAGCGCCGTTGTGCATGAAGATAAGGTTGTGCCACCGGAGACCAGGGATGCCGACGCTATAGCACAGGTTGTAGCACCGCGGAATGTCCTTGTCTTGGTCGACATCTCGGCGGTGCATTTCGACTTTGTACCGCTACGGCCCTACAGGATTCTCTGCTACATCCTGCGTCAACTCAACCGGCAGCAAGGCACGACTCCTCCTACAACAAAATGGGGTACTTATGATTACATAAAGAGGATGCTTCGTGCCATCAAGGACGAGATAAAAGAAATCAAGGTCGACAAAACAATTGAAGACATCAATTGCAACCTTGTGGATGGTAAAGACCTGATAAAACCAAAGGAGGATGGAAAGGATCTTGAAAAAAAAGTCACCAATAAACCATTGGGGCAACTCCTCTCGCTGCTCATCTACTGCTCAACGACGACTGCAGCTGAAAaggaagacaaaaagaagaaagcCATGATAGCAGAAGTGTACGATGTCATCATCAAGCAAACAGCCAAGAAGCTTAAAAGGAAAATAGAAGCAGGCGGCTCAAATACAAAGCAACTCAAGGAGCCCGAATATGAAGACATCCTATGGAAGGTGTTCCCAAGGCCAAGCAGCATCAGAACCATCGCTACAAATGGTACTCCTGGCACACTGGTCGAGGATGAAATCAAAGATATAGTCAAAGAGGTTAAAGGAATGTTGCATGAGCTGCGGGAATTAGACAAATCTGAGAAGAACCAAGAGACAGGCAGTGAACCAGCTCAAACTGAGGAAGATTATTTCAAAAAAACCATAAAGAACAAGAAAGAAGAAATCGAATGGAAGATTACGAAGCAACTGATGGTTAAAAGGATCGTGGAAAAGATTCAAGAATGTTTGGGAGATGATCAAAGGAGGATTTTGGTCATTCTCAAAGTTGATTACAAGTATGTACCCAAATGGGAGAAGACCAGAAAAACTTTGGGCCTGTTGGAGTGCCCCATCACCGGTGCTGTGATTGTGGCCACAAAAACCACTCAACAGGACACCAAGCAATATTTTCACTGTCCAGAGAAGGATCTTGTAGAATATTCTCTTGTTGGCCTCTACCTTGATACTGTGCTCCAGCATACAAGCCATCATATGAATGATGACAAGATCCGCAAGATTGTTCACAACATTTTATGCGAGTGCAAGTCAGATGAATTCTGCATGAAGATATTTGCTCATGCATTGTACGCTAAACCCAAGAGGGGCAGTGAAGAGTTGAGCAAGTTGCATGGATCCTTGCAAGCCAGTGCCGCACAAAAATCATTGCCCAGTAGGATGTTCAAGTTCTCCTACAGGGATCTACCTAAAGAGTATAGGTCTTGTTTGTTGTACCTCGCTATCTTCCCTCCAGGAAAACCCATCAGGCGGTCAACCTTGATCGGACGATGGGTTGCAGAAGGGCTGATTACCACCAAAGAATGGCACTGGTCCTCTTCAGTGGAGGAAGCCGATAAATGTTTTGATACACTAGTTGCCCGGTGCCTCGTTTGTCCTGCTGGCATTGGTGCTACTGGAACGATCAAGAGCTGCACGGTTCATAAGACAGTTTATGGATTCATTACCAAGATCGCCATGAAGCAGCACATTCTGGAGACACGGCTGTCACATCAGTTGGCTCACCACTTCTCTATTTTCAGCGATGTTCGTCTCCGCAGCTCTCAAAAGATCGAAAATTTCTTGGAAAAGTCATCTCAGTTCTCCAAGCTCAAGGTGCTAGATCTAGAGGGCTGTGATTGCTTCCCGGAGTACCAGCACTACTTGAGGAACATATGCAGGAAGATGCTAATGCTCAAGTATCTCTGCCTAAGGCGAACCAATGTTACCGAGCTGCCCAGTGAAATAAACAatcttcttgagctggaggtaTTGGATATACGGCAGACCAATATTCCTGCGTCTGCAACAAGACATGTCCTGCTCAGAAAGCTGAAACGTCTGTTAGCTGGTAATGTTGATTCAAGCCCTGTTGACTTCCCTGAGAAGATCAAAAAGTTCAATGTCAAGCCGCAGAATCGTCTGAAGCTTCTGTTGGCCGGTCATGTTGGTTCAAGTACGAGCAGTCGTGCTGACTTCTCCAGTGTTCAGATCCCTGAGAAGATCGAGAAAATGGAGGGAGTGGAGGTACTGTCCAATGTCAAACCGAAGAATAACCAGGACTTGAAAGACATTGGAAGTCTAAATCAGCTCAAGAAGCTCGGTGTGGCTATCAACAAGGAGAGTGACCTCCAGCCGTTGCTTGAAGCAATCAGTGACCTCCTAACCCAGTCCCTCCGTTTTCTGTCAATTACTCTAGACATACCTAGACACAAGGGCACTCCAGCAGCTCTCTGTCTGAAAGAAGACTGCCCCAATGTTCTTGAGAGACTAAGTATCAATGAAAGCACTGGCGCACAAAAGGGGCAGCTTCTTAAGATATTTTCCGAAAATGGAAAGCAACTTGCCAAGGTAACTCTAACTGGCACTTTGCTGAGCCAGGAAGATCTGAAGGTCCTTGCCGAGCTTGAGAACTTACTGTGTCTCAAGCTTCGACACAATGCATACACTGATAGTAAGCTTGTCTTCAACAAGGGTAAATTCAAAAATCTTAAGAACTTCCATGTTGAGGGAACCAGCATAACTGAAATCAGATTTGATAATGGGGCTGCTAGTAAGCTCGAGAGGATCATCTGGTCATTCACCAAAATTGATTCTCTGTCTGGAATCGACAAACTTCCTGCATTAAAGGAGCTGGAGTTGAATGGTGACACTGTCCCTAATGCGGTGAAAGAAGACATCAAAAGACTAAAGAGTAGATCAGCACAACCGAAGGCCTTCCCTTTACTTCCTCGGTGCATCATCAATTCCTCCCATGATTTGGGTTTGTGA